A stretch of DNA from Sphingomonas ginkgonis:
CAATTGTCCGCGCGGACAAACAGCTGCATTCCCTCTGTCGGCTGCAGGAAGCGCCACCCGCCGGCCGTGTAGCCGGCGATCTGGTGGGTCCGCCCCGCGAACGCACCGGTTGGTGCGGAGCCCACGACATAGGCCTCCCCCGCCGAGGGACTGGCCGGAGGCGACTGTGCTCCCAGCGCCATGACGGCCGGGGCGACGAGAAAATCCAGCGATTGAAGGGCTTCGTTGTGGGTGACCTCCTTCTGGGCCTGGCTCGCAATTCGAGAGCGTTCCTTGCATGTACCCAATCAGCGTGACGATGTCAAGCGGTTTTGTACCGCTCCGGTTAGTAGCCCATCAGCGCCAGCACTTCCCGGCGGCTCCTCTCGTCCTCGCGGAAGACCCCCATCATCCGGCTCGTC
This window harbors:
- a CDS encoding DUF2793 domain-containing protein encodes the protein MGTCKERSRIASQAQKEVTHNEALQSLDFLVAPAVMALGAQSPPASPSAGEAYVVGSAPTGAFAGRTHQIAGYTAGGWRFLQPTEGMQLFVRADNCVALFAGGQWLLGRINAKAVHIDGKQVLAGQAAAIADPAGGSVQDLPCRAALASVLAALRQHGLIAA